From the genome of Nitrosopumilus sp., one region includes:
- a CDS encoding DUF3179 domain-containing protein — translation METDGVKHMIPLDKIKGGGPPKDGIPSIDNPVFAGINDSGFMSDSDTVVGVEINDEAKAYPLFILVWHEIVNDRIGDVPASVTYCPLCYTRQVFERVIDGQEVEFGTSGKLYNSNLLMYDRLTGSYWSQALGLAVTGEAFGHRLDLIPFDIITWGDWKALHPDTLVLTTDTGHIRSYATDPYGDYYAEPRIMFPVEHSDDRMHPKDVILGFRQDDVYKAFRQNDIESNIIINDSVGDVPVMLVSLFSQNSRAFERTVDDEILDFAYADDNIFDSQTNSRWNYDGLAVSGHYDGKQLKRMAIEPGFWFEWVAFHPNTLVFGDT, via the coding sequence ATGGAAACTGATGGGGTCAAACATATGATTCCGTTAGACAAGATCAAGGGGGGAGGACCTCCTAAGGACGGCATTCCGTCCATTGATAATCCCGTCTTTGCAGGGATTAATGATTCCGGATTCATGTCTGATTCTGATACTGTAGTTGGAGTGGAAATCAACGACGAGGCCAAGGCTTATCCTCTCTTTATCTTGGTTTGGCATGAAATCGTAAATGATAGAATTGGTGATGTTCCTGCATCTGTAACTTATTGCCCACTTTGCTATACCCGCCAGGTCTTTGAGAGGGTGATTGACGGACAAGAAGTTGAGTTTGGAACTTCTGGAAAATTATACAACAGTAATCTGTTGATGTATGACCGACTTACTGGGTCTTACTGGAGTCAGGCACTCGGGTTGGCGGTAACTGGAGAAGCATTTGGACATCGTCTAGATCTGATCCCTTTTGACATAATTACTTGGGGTGATTGGAAGGCTCTTCATCCTGATACGTTGGTACTGACTACTGATACGGGGCACATTCGCTCATACGCGACTGATCCGTATGGGGATTATTACGCTGAACCACGAATTATGTTTCCAGTAGAGCATAGTGATGACAGGATGCATCCAAAAGATGTGATTCTTGGATTCCGTCAAGATGATGTCTACAAGGCTTTCAGGCAAAATGACATAGAATCCAATATTATAATAAATGATTCAGTTGGAGACGTTCCTGTAATGCTTGTCTCATTATTTTCACAAAATTCACGTGCTTTTGAGAGGACTGTGGACGATGAAATTCTGGATTTTGCATATGCTGATGACAATATTTTTGATTCACAGACAAATTCTCGCTGGAACTATGATGGTTTGGCAGTATCTGGACACTATGACGGAAAGCAATTAAAACGCATGGCAATTGAGCCTGGATTCTGGTTTGAGTGGGTGGCGTTTCATCCAAACACCTTGGTTTTCGGTGATACGTAG
- a CDS encoding DoxX family membrane protein, translated as MDTQANLRENALHDITHWGIRASIGAIFIVHSLKKFDPSWQEWLISIGLPPELQIPIALAELIGGILLVIGVLTRITGAVFAVILMGAIFHIRWENGFFVSKGGWEWDLVMLAAVLAIIAAGPGRVSVSHIAKKIPRYLQ; from the coding sequence ATGGATACACAGGCAAATCTAAGAGAGAATGCATTACATGACATCACTCATTGGGGAATCAGAGCATCGATTGGTGCAATATTCATCGTTCACAGTTTGAAGAAGTTTGATCCAAGTTGGCAAGAATGGCTAATCAGTATCGGATTACCTCCAGAATTGCAAATACCAATTGCATTGGCAGAGCTCATCGGAGGAATTCTACTAGTCATCGGCGTGCTAACCAGAATTACAGGTGCAGTGTTTGCAGTAATACTGATGGGAGCCATTTTTCACATCAGATGGGAAAACGGATTCTTTGTTTCAAAAGGCGGATGGGAATGGGATTTGGTAATGCTGGCAGCAGTTCTTGCAATAATCGCAGCAGGCCCAGGAAGAGTATCAGTCTCACACATAGCGAAAAAAATTCCTCGATACTTACAGTAA
- a CDS encoding single-stranded DNA exonuclease RecJ: MTKKTAAKKITKKTAAKKITKKTAAKKISVTPRTKVICISHKEDCDGISSAALIRQAFGGDSILVDYPGQMDALNQVVSDEKLKSLFICDLGLSKKTQDEFIDILTRLRKNKVSVTYIDHHDIDPTVVRSLEKIKVKVIHDINECTTVQVYNAYTSKLNDHASFVATCAAITDYMEDRPIGSKLLQIYDRQFALISATVMTYNIVGHQREPDYLQYLVEELADSKFPHDIPNTFEFAQIQVEKLSRMIAKVKKGMKTMSNLGHMEILDAGASGAVNFVMGLSGKDVGVAYKERIDHGIYAVSVRGSKNCKVHLGKIVNLLATSLGGSGGGHDKACGAVVPKPKIKKFITELNKKIK; this comes from the coding sequence ATAACCAAGAAAACCGCAGCTAAAAAGATAACCAAGAAAACCGCAGCTAAAAAGATAACCAAGAAAACCGCAGCTAAAAAAATATCTGTTACACCACGAACAAAGGTGATTTGTATTTCTCATAAAGAAGACTGTGATGGGATAAGCTCTGCAGCATTGATTAGACAAGCTTTTGGAGGCGATTCGATTCTTGTTGACTATCCTGGACAAATGGATGCGTTAAATCAAGTTGTTTCTGACGAAAAATTAAAGTCATTATTTATCTGTGATTTGGGACTAAGTAAAAAAACTCAGGATGAATTCATTGATATTTTGACAAGACTCCGAAAAAATAAGGTTTCAGTTACTTACATTGATCACCATGACATTGATCCTACAGTTGTCCGATCTTTGGAGAAAATCAAAGTGAAAGTCATACATGACATAAATGAATGCACTACTGTTCAAGTTTACAATGCATATACCTCTAAACTTAATGATCATGCTTCATTTGTTGCAACATGTGCTGCCATTACAGATTACATGGAGGACAGGCCCATCGGTTCAAAACTACTCCAAATCTATGATAGACAATTTGCATTGATTAGCGCAACTGTAATGACATACAATATTGTCGGACATCAGCGAGAACCCGACTATCTGCAGTATTTGGTTGAGGAGCTGGCAGACTCTAAATTCCCACATGACATACCAAACACCTTTGAATTTGCGCAAATCCAGGTGGAAAAACTATCTCGGATGATTGCCAAGGTGAAGAAAGGAATGAAGACGATGAGCAATCTGGGTCACATGGAAATCCTGGATGCCGGTGCAAGCGGTGCGGTCAATTTCGTAATGGGATTGTCCGGAAAAGATGTGGGTGTCGCATACAAGGAAAGAATTGATCATGGAATTTACGCTGTTTCTGTAAGAGGTTCCAAGAATTGCAAGGTACACCTGGGCAAAATTGTAAATCTTTTGGCAACTAGCCTTGGCGGTTCTGGCGGAGGCCATGATAAGGCGTGTGGTGCGGTTGTTCCAAAACCAAAAATAAAGAAATTCATCACAGAATTAAATAAAAAAATTAAATAA